A single window of Bradyrhizobium daqingense DNA harbors:
- a CDS encoding Zn-dependent alcohol dehydrogenase: MKAAVLHEVNQPLVIEDVSLPKPGPREVLIRTAVAGLCHSDLHFMEGLYPHPLPAVLGHESAGVVEQVGSDVTYVKPGDHVVTCLSVFCGTCDNCTTGRTVLCTDTTVKMMPGVSNRMQWSKPEKLHQFLNLSSFAEQMLVHENAIVKIRKEMPLDLAALIGCGVITGYGAVVNTAKVTAGETVAVIGCGGVGMAAINGAQIAGAGRIIAIDTNPAKLQLATKLGATDIINPADGDVVKQVRDLTNGGVHHSFEVLGRKETAEQAFGMLTSGGTATIVGMIPFGQKIELHGFDFLRERKIQGSSMGSNHFRVDMPRLVDFYLRGRLHLEDWISAKLKLSEINEGFASMKAGKTLRSVIVFDS; encoded by the coding sequence ATGAAGGCCGCCGTCCTCCATGAAGTCAACCAGCCGCTCGTCATCGAGGACGTCAGCCTGCCGAAACCAGGGCCGCGCGAGGTGCTGATCCGCACCGCGGTCGCCGGCCTCTGCCACTCCGATCTGCATTTCATGGAAGGGCTCTATCCGCATCCGTTGCCCGCGGTGCTCGGGCACGAATCCGCCGGCGTGGTCGAGCAGGTCGGCTCCGACGTCACTTACGTCAAGCCGGGCGATCATGTCGTCACCTGCCTGTCGGTGTTCTGCGGCACCTGCGACAACTGCACGACCGGCCGCACCGTGCTCTGCACCGACACCACAGTGAAGATGATGCCGGGCGTCTCGAACCGGATGCAATGGTCGAAGCCCGAGAAGCTGCACCAGTTCCTCAATCTCTCGTCGTTCGCCGAGCAGATGCTGGTGCACGAGAACGCCATCGTGAAGATCCGGAAAGAAATGCCGCTCGATCTCGCCGCCCTGATCGGCTGCGGCGTCATCACCGGCTACGGTGCGGTGGTGAATACGGCGAAGGTAACGGCTGGCGAGACCGTGGCGGTGATCGGCTGCGGCGGCGTCGGCATGGCGGCGATCAACGGCGCGCAGATCGCCGGCGCCGGCCGCATCATCGCCATCGATACCAATCCGGCCAAGCTACAGCTTGCGACCAAGCTGGGCGCGACCGACATCATCAACCCGGCGGATGGCGACGTCGTGAAGCAGGTGCGCGACCTCACCAATGGCGGCGTGCATCATTCCTTCGAGGTGCTCGGGCGCAAGGAGACCGCCGAGCAGGCGTTTGGCATGCTGACTTCCGGCGGCACCGCCACCATCGTCGGCATGATCCCGTTCGGCCAGAAGATCGAGCTGCATGGCTTCGACTTCCTGCGCGAGCGCAAGATCCAGGGCTCCTCGATGGGCTCGAACCATTTCCGCGTCGACATGCCGAGGCTGGTCGATTTCTACCTGCGCGGCCGGCTGCACCTGGAGGACTGGATCTCAGCCAAGCTGAAGCTCAGCGAGATCAACGAGGGCTTCGCTAGCATGAAGGCCGGCAAGACGCTGCGCAGCGTGATCGTGTTCGATAGTTGA
- a CDS encoding acyl-CoA dehydrogenase family protein yields MHKPVPAQPKHVAAEPSGLLAPDTSGMNFYRADPALTDLLRIHLPDTLFRHIEPHLDRLGELAGGVLDECARLADRHTPILHQRDKFGRDVQWIEYHPAYRELEKAAFGEFGIHALSIRKGIMGWPDKYPVVAKHAFTFLFNQTEFGMGCPINVTDGCAKLLANFGSEALKARYLDGLTQTDMSKLTQGGQFMTEKEGGSDVGTLTTRAVQEGEHWRLYGEKWFCSNADAKVVMLLARPEGAGPGTRGVGLFLMPRFLDDGSQNHYRIVRLKDKLGTRSMASGEIKFEGAIAYAVGKLDRGFVQMAEMVNSSRLSNGVKSTALMRRAYHDAMTVAKNRVVFGSRIIDLPLGRRQMLKIMLPVEQALSMSFLTADALDRAEAGSQDAAALLRILTPTLKFRATRDARKVCGDALEMRGGIGYIEEFATPRLLRDAHLGSVWEGTGNIVAIDALRRAVGRHGAESALAADLHARLDDSATVPQAWREHLRGLVDRAVGFAREVASKADNEADARRATSLLYHVASAVALAWEAHRIHEMRGDARRLLLSRLVVDHRVLPSDPFRLTENPVQAKIAALLLGDSSAGMSEVGELVLAA; encoded by the coding sequence ATGCACAAGCCGGTCCCAGCGCAGCCAAAACACGTCGCGGCCGAGCCGTCCGGCCTGCTGGCGCCCGACACCTCGGGCATGAATTTCTACCGTGCCGATCCGGCGCTGACCGACCTGCTGCGCATCCATCTGCCTGATACACTTTTCCGTCACATCGAGCCGCATCTCGACCGTCTCGGCGAACTCGCCGGCGGCGTGCTCGACGAATGCGCGCGGCTCGCCGACCGGCACACGCCCATTCTGCACCAGCGCGACAAGTTCGGCCGCGACGTGCAGTGGATCGAATACCATCCGGCCTATCGCGAGCTGGAGAAGGCCGCGTTCGGCGAGTTCGGCATCCATGCGCTTTCGATCCGCAAGGGCATCATGGGCTGGCCAGACAAATATCCCGTCGTCGCCAAGCACGCCTTCACCTTCCTGTTCAACCAGACCGAATTCGGCATGGGCTGCCCGATCAACGTCACCGACGGCTGCGCAAAATTGCTGGCGAATTTCGGCAGCGAGGCATTGAAGGCCAGATATCTCGACGGTCTCACCCAGACCGACATGAGCAAGCTGACCCAGGGCGGCCAGTTCATGACCGAGAAGGAGGGCGGCTCCGACGTCGGCACGCTGACCACGCGCGCGGTGCAGGAGGGCGAGCATTGGCGCCTCTATGGCGAGAAATGGTTCTGCTCGAATGCCGATGCCAAGGTGGTGATGCTGCTCGCGCGCCCTGAGGGCGCCGGCCCCGGCACGCGCGGCGTCGGCCTGTTCCTGATGCCGCGCTTTCTCGACGATGGCTCGCAGAACCACTACAGGATCGTGCGTCTCAAGGACAAGCTCGGCACCCGCTCCATGGCCTCGGGCGAGATCAAGTTCGAAGGCGCGATCGCCTATGCCGTCGGCAAGCTCGACCGCGGCTTCGTGCAGATGGCCGAGATGGTGAACTCGTCGCGGCTCTCCAACGGCGTCAAATCCACCGCATTGATGCGGCGGGCCTATCACGACGCGATGACCGTCGCGAAGAACCGCGTGGTGTTCGGCAGCCGCATCATCGACCTGCCGCTCGGTCGTCGCCAGATGTTGAAGATCATGCTGCCGGTCGAGCAGGCGCTGTCGATGAGCTTCCTCACCGCCGATGCGCTCGACCGCGCCGAAGCCGGCAGCCAGGATGCGGCGGCGCTCTTGCGCATCCTCACGCCGACGCTGAAATTTCGCGCCACCCGCGATGCGCGAAAGGTCTGCGGTGATGCGCTCGAGATGCGCGGCGGCATCGGCTATATCGAGGAATTCGCCACCCCACGTCTACTGCGCGATGCCCATCTCGGCTCGGTTTGGGAAGGCACCGGCAACATCGTGGCGATCGACGCGCTCAGGCGCGCGGTCGGCCGCCACGGCGCCGAGTCCGCGCTCGCAGCCGATCTGCATGCCCGGCTCGACGACAGCGCGACCGTGCCGCAGGCCTGGCGCGAGCATCTGCGCGGCCTCGTCGATCGTGCTGTCGGCTTCGCGCGCGAGGTCGCGTCCAAGGCCGACAACGAGGCCGACGCGCGGCGCGCCACCAGCCTGCTCTATCACGTCGCAAGCGCGGTCGCGCTCGCCTGGGAAGCGCACCGTATCCATGAGATGCGCGGCGATGCGCGCCGGCTGCTGCTGTCGCGACTCGTGGTTGACCATCGCGTGTTGCCAAGCGATCCGTTCCGGCTAACGGAAAATCCCGTGCAAGCCAAGATCGCCGCGCTGCTGCTCGGCGACAGCTCAGCCGGCATGAGCGAGGTTGGCGAACTGGTTCTGGCGGCGTAG
- a CDS encoding SDR family NAD(P)-dependent oxidoreductase, giving the protein MEHPKYKIALIVGAGEGLSASLARLLAAQNIRVALAARKIEKLGALCTATGAKAYACNATDPEEVERLFGLVEREIGTPDLVVYNASGRTRGPFVDLVPADVAQAIAVSAYGGFLVAQQAARRMLPNKHGAILFTGASASVKGYAQSASFAMGKFALRGLAQSLARELSPQGIHVAHFVIDGGIRSAARTEPADKPDSMLDPDAIAESYWNVLQQPRSAWSWELELRPWVENF; this is encoded by the coding sequence ATGGAACACCCGAAATACAAGATCGCGCTCATCGTCGGCGCCGGCGAAGGATTGAGCGCGTCGCTGGCGCGGCTGTTGGCCGCCCAGAACATCCGCGTCGCCCTTGCCGCGCGCAAGATCGAGAAGCTCGGCGCGCTCTGCACCGCGACCGGTGCAAAGGCCTATGCCTGCAACGCGACGGACCCCGAGGAGGTCGAGCGGCTGTTCGGCCTCGTCGAGCGCGAGATCGGCACGCCCGATCTCGTCGTCTACAACGCCAGCGGCCGCACCCGCGGACCGTTCGTGGATCTCGTCCCGGCCGATGTGGCGCAGGCGATTGCGGTCAGCGCCTATGGCGGCTTCCTGGTGGCGCAGCAGGCGGCGAGGCGCATGCTGCCGAACAAGCATGGCGCGATCCTGTTCACCGGCGCCTCCGCCAGCGTCAAGGGCTATGCGCAGTCGGCGTCGTTCGCGATGGGCAAGTTCGCGCTGCGTGGCCTTGCACAGAGTCTCGCGCGCGAATTGTCGCCGCAGGGCATCCATGTCGCGCATTTCGTCATCGACGGCGGCATTCGCAGTGCCGCGCGCACCGAACCTGCCGACAAGCCGGATTCGATGCTCGATCCCGACGCGATCGCAGAGAGCTATTGGAACGTGCTGCAGCAGCCGCGCAGCGCCTGGAGCTGGGAGCTGGAGCTGCGGCCTTGGGTGGAGAATTTTTGA